One window of the Halobacillus litoralis genome contains the following:
- the hepT gene encoding heptaprenyl diphosphate synthase component II: MKLAMIYSFLKNDLAVIENAVNETIQSDNTVLRQASSQLLQAGGKRIRPVFVLLAGKFGDYDIERMKAVAVSLELIHTASLVHDDVIDEAQLRRGEPTIKARWDNRIAMYTGDYIFARSLENLSALENPRAHQILAKTMVELCLGEIEQIKDKYNIEQDLRTYLRRIKRKTALLIAASCRLGAIAANVDDEQETALYQYGYYVGMSYQIIDDVLDFTASEKQLGKPAGGDLLQGNITLPVLISMEDPYFKKRLETAFQKREEWTMEDLRPLIDTIQTNGSIERSLEISDRYLKKAYQSLERLPANRAKQTLKGIAKYIGKRRA, translated from the coding sequence ATGAAATTAGCCATGATCTATTCATTTTTGAAAAATGATTTAGCCGTGATTGAAAATGCTGTCAACGAAACGATTCAGTCTGACAACACAGTTTTACGACAAGCGTCAAGTCAGTTACTTCAAGCCGGTGGGAAAAGAATCCGTCCTGTCTTCGTGCTGTTGGCTGGAAAGTTCGGAGACTATGATATTGAGCGAATGAAAGCAGTCGCTGTTTCGCTGGAGCTTATACATACGGCTTCCCTCGTCCATGATGATGTCATCGATGAAGCTCAATTGAGACGTGGAGAACCGACGATAAAGGCGCGCTGGGATAACCGCATTGCTATGTACACAGGAGATTACATATTTGCTCGGTCATTAGAAAATTTGTCAGCACTCGAGAACCCCAGGGCCCACCAGATACTTGCGAAAACGATGGTGGAGCTTTGTCTCGGGGAAATTGAACAAATAAAAGATAAATATAATATTGAGCAGGACTTGAGAACTTACCTGCGGCGAATCAAACGTAAAACGGCTTTGCTGATCGCCGCAAGTTGCCGTTTGGGAGCTATTGCAGCAAACGTAGATGATGAACAAGAAACCGCCTTATATCAATATGGATACTACGTAGGGATGAGTTACCAAATCATTGATGATGTGCTTGATTTTACAGCTTCTGAAAAACAGCTGGGCAAACCTGCAGGTGGTGACTTGTTACAAGGTAATATTACGCTTCCTGTACTTATATCTATGGAAGATCCCTATTTCAAAAAGCGTCTGGAAACAGCCTTTCAGAAGAGAGAGGAATGGACTATGGAAGATCTTCGTCCATTGATTGACACGATTCAAACTAATGGATCGATTGAGCGATCACTGGAAATCAGCGACCGTTATTTGAAAAAAGCCTATCAATCACTCGAAAGACTTCCTGCAAACCGTGCCAAACAGACATTGAAGGGGATTGCAAAGTATATTGGAAAAAGAAGGGCATAA
- the ndk gene encoding nucleoside-diphosphate kinase → MEKTFLMVKPDGVQRSLIGDITARFEQKGFKLAGAKLMAIPESLAEEHYGEHKEKPFFGELVDFITSGPVFAMVWEGEGVIATARQMMGATKPSEAAPGTIRGDFGVTVGKNVIHGSDSPESAEREIGLFFNKEEIVDYQKDNLNWVY, encoded by the coding sequence ATGGAAAAGACTTTTTTAATGGTTAAACCTGATGGTGTACAACGTAGTTTGATTGGTGATATTACAGCAAGGTTCGAACAAAAAGGTTTTAAATTGGCAGGGGCTAAGCTGATGGCGATTCCTGAATCACTAGCCGAAGAACATTATGGTGAACATAAAGAAAAACCTTTTTTCGGTGAACTTGTGGACTTTATCACTTCCGGACCGGTTTTTGCCATGGTATGGGAGGGTGAAGGGGTCATCGCTACGGCACGCCAAATGATGGGAGCGACAAAACCGTCAGAAGCTGCACCTGGGACCATCCGTGGAGACTTTGGTGTCACAGTCGGTAAAAATGTCATCCATGGCTCAGATTCCCCTGAGAGTGCTGAGCGGGAAATTGGTTTATTCTTTAACAAAGAAGAAATTGTCGATTACCAAAAAGACAACTTGAACTGGGTATATTAA
- a CDS encoding CheR family methyltransferase has product MSSDYQEFIQQIHNKTGIDLSLYKEAQMKRRLTSLREKRGYKNFHSYFQTLNGDPALLDEFLDRMTINVSEFYRNRKRFEVLENKVIPYLLQKKKSLKIWSAACSTGEEPYTLAMILSKYIPLRQVEIIATDLDQNALERAEAGRYHERSLKEVSNEVKSEYFIKDGPLYEVKKEIKKCVTFKKHNLLADRYEKSCDLIVCRNVLIYFTEEAKESIYRKFSSSLEDGAIFFVGSTEQIFSPQKYGFDVYDTFFYIKQH; this is encoded by the coding sequence ATGAGCAGTGATTATCAAGAATTTATTCAGCAGATACATAATAAGACAGGAATTGATTTATCCTTATACAAAGAAGCCCAGATGAAAAGAAGACTAACCTCCCTCCGTGAGAAAAGGGGCTATAAGAACTTTCATAGTTATTTTCAAACATTGAACGGGGATCCGGCATTACTTGATGAATTTCTTGACCGGATGACAATCAATGTTTCCGAATTTTATCGTAACCGTAAACGATTTGAAGTCCTTGAAAATAAAGTCATTCCTTATCTGCTTCAAAAGAAAAAAAGCTTGAAGATATGGAGTGCCGCTTGTTCGACAGGAGAAGAACCTTATACATTAGCCATGATCCTCAGCAAATACATTCCTCTTAGGCAAGTGGAGATTATAGCTACGGATCTCGATCAAAATGCTCTTGAGCGAGCAGAAGCAGGAAGATATCATGAACGCTCACTCAAAGAAGTTTCAAATGAAGTGAAGAGCGAGTACTTCATCAAAGATGGTCCTCTGTATGAAGTAAAAAAAGAAATTAAAAAGTGCGTCACTTTTAAAAAGCACAACCTGTTAGCAGATCGTTATGAAAAGAGCTGTGACTTGATTGTCTGCCGTAATGTGCTTATTTATTTCACGGAAGAAGCGAAAGAGAGCATTTATAGAAAGTTCAGCTCATCTTTGGAAGATGGAGCGATTTTTTTCGTTGGCAGCACAGAACAAATCTTTTCGCCTCAAAAGTATGGATTTGATGTATATGATACATTCTTTTATATAAAGCAACATTAA
- the aroC gene encoding chorismate synthase translates to MRYLTAGESHGKQLTTIIEGIPSHLPLLKDQINESLIRRQGGYGRGKRMQIEKDLVEVTSGVRHGYTLGSPITLVVHNDDFKHWIDIMGEDPLPEDTQKIRRTVTKPRPGHADLNGGMKYGHRDMRNVLERSSARETAARVGAGAVAKVLLKELGIEVTGYVREIAGIVSEVDEDLSLKERREISEASPVRTFDEAAAEKMMHAIDAAKKEGDTIGGVTEVYVEGMPPGIGSYVQYDRKLDAKIAGSVMSINAYKGVEFGIGFEAARRNGSQVHDEILWDETKGYRRRTNRLGGFEGGMTTGMPIVVKGVMKPIPTLYKPLQSVDIETKEPFNASIERSDSCAVPAASVVMEHIVAFELAKAITEEFPSDYFPRLKRAVDDYRQEVREF, encoded by the coding sequence ATGCGCTACTTAACCGCTGGTGAATCACATGGTAAACAGTTGACCACAATTATTGAAGGGATTCCTTCCCATCTGCCACTTCTTAAAGATCAAATCAATGAATCCTTAATTCGTCGCCAAGGAGGATATGGTCGTGGCAAACGTATGCAAATTGAAAAAGACCTCGTCGAAGTAACGAGTGGTGTGCGTCATGGATATACATTAGGCTCTCCAATCACATTAGTCGTACATAATGATGATTTCAAACACTGGATAGATATTATGGGAGAAGACCCACTTCCTGAAGATACACAAAAAATACGCCGTACGGTTACGAAACCAAGGCCTGGTCATGCTGATTTGAATGGAGGTATGAAATACGGCCATAGAGATATGAGGAACGTTCTCGAACGCTCTTCTGCCAGAGAGACAGCTGCACGCGTCGGGGCTGGGGCAGTCGCCAAAGTCCTTCTTAAAGAATTAGGAATCGAAGTGACTGGATATGTAAGAGAAATAGCCGGTATCGTCAGTGAGGTCGACGAAGACTTATCTCTCAAGGAACGACGGGAAATATCGGAAGCTTCCCCTGTTCGTACTTTTGATGAAGCAGCTGCAGAAAAAATGATGCATGCCATAGATGCAGCGAAAAAAGAAGGCGACACAATTGGCGGGGTAACGGAGGTTTACGTTGAAGGAATGCCTCCAGGTATTGGCTCGTATGTCCAATATGACCGTAAGCTGGACGCGAAAATTGCCGGAAGTGTTATGAGCATCAATGCCTATAAAGGTGTAGAGTTTGGCATCGGCTTTGAAGCAGCCAGGAGAAATGGCAGCCAGGTCCACGATGAAATTTTGTGGGATGAAACGAAAGGATACCGACGTCGCACTAACCGTTTAGGAGGGTTTGAAGGTGGAATGACGACAGGAATGCCGATTGTAGTCAAAGGCGTGATGAAACCGATCCCTACCCTGTACAAGCCATTACAAAGCGTGGATATTGAAACGAAGGAACCTTTCAATGCAAGTATCGAGCGTTCTGATTCCTGTGCAGTACCGGCAGCATCTGTCGTAATGGAACACATCGTCGCTTTTGAGCTGGCAAAAGCAATTACCGAGGAGTTTCCATCTGATTACTTCCCTCGTCTGAAACGAGCAGTGGATGATTACAGGCAGGAAGTCAGGGAATTTTAA
- the aroB gene encoding 3-dehydroquinate synthase, protein MTTITIHSSTHEYEVEIGSGLRNQLAERLLKNYQTVLVITDTTVAGHYLNDITKHLSSVENLHTAVVPSGESSKSMEHYRSLLDQCIDAQLDRHSLIIALGGGMIGDLAGFVASTYLRGIDYIQMPTSILAHDSSVGGKVAINHPKGKNLIGSFYNPKQVIYDVETLKSLPEREIRSGYGEVIKHAFLSDESWVKNLLQQSLKDLTSQQLKQDLTKGVRVKASIVEEDEREAGIRKHLNLGHTLAHAIEAELGYGEITHGEAVAIGLLFTLQLSEIKNSAHLPIKDYVNWLEKNKYPTSIMTKLDPEQLLKRMKWDKKTVHQNINFVLLEKTGSPYVIQMGDEELVHELKRMISAR, encoded by the coding sequence ATGACTACAATCACCATTCATTCCAGTACACACGAATATGAAGTAGAGATAGGATCAGGCTTGAGAAATCAATTAGCAGAAAGATTACTGAAAAACTATCAAACTGTTTTGGTGATTACGGATACTACGGTAGCGGGCCACTATTTGAATGACATTACAAAACACTTATCTTCTGTTGAAAACCTCCACACAGCAGTGGTCCCGAGTGGAGAATCATCGAAAAGCATGGAACACTACCGGTCTCTTCTTGACCAATGCATAGACGCTCAACTTGACCGTCACTCCTTAATCATTGCCCTTGGTGGGGGGATGATTGGTGACCTGGCTGGATTCGTGGCTTCAACGTATCTAAGAGGAATCGATTATATTCAAATGCCGACAAGCATCCTTGCTCATGATAGCAGTGTAGGCGGGAAAGTCGCCATTAACCATCCAAAAGGGAAAAACTTGATTGGAAGTTTCTATAATCCTAAACAGGTCATTTATGATGTGGAGACGCTTAAAAGCTTGCCTGAACGCGAGATCCGTTCAGGTTACGGAGAAGTCATCAAACATGCATTTTTAAGTGATGAATCCTGGGTGAAAAACCTTTTGCAACAATCCTTGAAGGACCTGACGAGCCAACAGCTGAAACAAGATTTGACGAAAGGCGTCCGTGTTAAAGCTTCTATCGTAGAAGAGGATGAGAGGGAAGCAGGAATCAGGAAGCACCTCAATCTCGGACACACACTCGCCCATGCAATTGAGGCAGAGTTGGGATACGGGGAAATTACGCACGGGGAAGCAGTAGCTATCGGACTTTTATTCACCTTACAGTTAAGTGAAATTAAAAATAGCGCTCATTTGCCAATAAAAGATTATGTAAACTGGTTAGAAAAAAACAAATACCCGACTTCAATTATGACAAAATTGGATCCTGAGCAGTTACTCAAGCGGATGAAATGGGATAAAAAGACAGTACACCAAAATATCAATTTTGTTCTTTTGGAAAAAACCGGCTCTCCATATGTGATACAAATGGGTGATGAAGAGCTGGTTCATGAATTAAAAAGAATGATTTCTGCGAGGTGA
- the aroH gene encoding chorismate mutase produces the protein MIRGVRGATTVENNEADEIVEKSVELLKDVIQSNQIQAESVVSVFFTVTQDINDTFPAKSLRKLEGWTYVPVMCMREIPVPGSLPNCIRVMVTVETDKQQKEIKHIYHYDAKQLRPDLKS, from the coding sequence ATGATCAGAGGAGTACGTGGAGCGACCACAGTTGAAAATAATGAAGCGGATGAAATCGTTGAGAAATCCGTAGAACTGCTTAAAGATGTCATTCAGTCCAATCAGATTCAGGCCGAGAGTGTCGTTTCTGTCTTTTTCACTGTCACCCAGGACATCAATGATACATTTCCAGCAAAATCGTTACGCAAGTTGGAGGGATGGACTTATGTACCTGTCATGTGCATGAGGGAAATTCCCGTCCCCGGGAGTCTGCCTAATTGTATTCGCGTTATGGTAACGGTAGAAACGGATAAGCAGCAAAAGGAAATCAAACATATTTATCATTATGACGCAAAACAGTTAAGACCGGATTTAAAGAGTTGA
- the hisC gene encoding histidinol-phosphate transaminase, which yields MKAKDILKNMKPYKPGKGIEEVKKEYGLDRIVKLASNENPFGFSPAVKKELPELIANLEIYPDGYGAEIRKKVASFINVDESELIFGNGSDEVVQIICRTFLEPGSNTVMATPTFPQYRHNALIEGAEVREVPLQEGHHNLEEMLANIDEQTRVLWICTPNNPTGVHIDRTTLQSVLERCPAHVLIVIDEAYYEYLEAEDAFDSLAALKKYPNLLVLRTFSKAYGLAGLRIGYGVAHPEVIQILEPSREPFNTSTVAQAAALLALDDQEFIEETVKENHKNKKSLMEFCDDHGLSYYDTQANFLLIHLPISGDEMFEHLLTKGFIVRSGEALGLPNTIRLTIGKKDDMEQIQEAMKQKLASGEK from the coding sequence ATGAAGGCTAAAGACATTCTGAAAAATATGAAACCATATAAACCAGGAAAGGGAATTGAAGAAGTGAAAAAAGAGTACGGCTTGGACCGTATTGTAAAACTCGCCTCCAATGAAAACCCATTCGGATTTTCTCCTGCTGTAAAAAAAGAATTGCCTGAACTGATCGCCAACTTGGAAATTTATCCTGATGGGTATGGAGCAGAGATCCGCAAAAAAGTGGCTTCTTTCATCAATGTAGATGAAAGTGAGTTGATTTTTGGAAATGGTTCAGACGAAGTCGTACAGATCATATGCCGGACGTTTTTAGAACCTGGCTCTAATACGGTAATGGCTACCCCGACTTTCCCTCAATATCGGCACAATGCTTTAATCGAAGGGGCAGAGGTAAGAGAAGTACCTCTGCAGGAAGGTCACCATAATCTAGAGGAGATGCTTGCGAACATCGACGAACAGACAAGGGTACTTTGGATATGTACGCCAAATAACCCGACTGGCGTACATATCGACAGAACAACATTACAATCTGTATTAGAGCGCTGTCCTGCTCATGTCCTGATCGTGATTGACGAAGCCTACTACGAATATTTAGAAGCTGAAGATGCATTCGATTCGCTTGCTGCCCTGAAAAAATACCCGAACCTGCTGGTTTTGCGTACCTTCTCCAAGGCGTACGGGTTAGCTGGACTACGTATCGGATATGGTGTTGCTCACCCTGAGGTCATCCAAATCCTAGAGCCATCCCGCGAGCCTTTCAATACATCGACCGTTGCACAAGCTGCAGCATTGCTGGCTCTTGATGATCAAGAATTCATTGAGGAAACAGTTAAAGAAAACCACAAGAACAAAAAATCTTTGATGGAGTTCTGTGATGACCACGGACTTTCCTATTATGATACACAGGCTAACTTTCTTTTGATCCATTTGCCAATAAGTGGTGATGAAATGTTCGAACACTTATTGACCAAAGGTTTCATTGTGCGATCCGGTGAAGCTCTAGGGTTACCGAATACAATTCGATTGACCATAGGAAAGAAAGACGATATGGAACAAATACAGGAGGCCATGAAGCAAAAGTTAGCTTCTGGTGAGAAGTAA
- a CDS encoding prephenate dehydrogenase — protein sequence MKQTVLIVGLGLIGGSLAMNVTKKEDVFIIGIDGDEATVNMALKQGVIDQASSDFSKAILEADLCILATPISVTIEYLQILESIELNKPLLVTDVSSVKNQVLEAANRLEHPFFSFVGGHPMAGSHKQGYTAAKPHLFENAIYVLTPSVHATTSEAERLKDLFSQTEARFLTFTTKEHDEMTAVISHFPHLIASSLVHQARIWQETHPYIEQLAAGGFKDITRIASSNPKLWQDIFFQNRHLLISMLDDWIGEMERVRSYLCDEAKEQTFQYLFDAKQYRDGLPVKEKGAIPAFYDIYVDIHDQPGAIHDVIGILAKEEISIKNIQILEIREGITGVLRISFATHREQTASKQVLAHHNYEVMIQQ from the coding sequence ATGAAACAAACCGTATTGATCGTAGGATTAGGACTAATCGGTGGGTCACTCGCGATGAATGTCACGAAAAAAGAAGATGTCTTCATTATTGGAATCGATGGAGATGAGGCCACGGTGAATATGGCGTTGAAACAAGGTGTCATCGATCAAGCTTCTTCTGATTTCAGTAAAGCCATACTCGAAGCAGATTTATGTATTTTGGCCACACCCATCTCTGTGACTATCGAATATTTACAAATACTTGAGTCTATTGAATTAAACAAACCGTTGTTAGTGACTGATGTATCATCCGTTAAAAATCAAGTTTTGGAAGCAGCCAATCGTTTAGAGCACCCTTTCTTCTCATTTGTAGGGGGACATCCGATGGCAGGGTCACATAAACAAGGTTATACCGCTGCAAAGCCACACCTCTTTGAAAATGCCATCTATGTTTTGACACCTTCTGTCCATGCGACCACGAGTGAAGCGGAGAGGCTCAAAGACTTATTTTCTCAAACGGAGGCACGTTTCTTAACATTCACGACAAAGGAACATGATGAAATGACAGCTGTCATTTCTCATTTCCCGCATTTGATAGCATCATCTCTCGTACACCAAGCTAGAATCTGGCAGGAAACTCATCCTTATATCGAACAGCTTGCAGCCGGAGGATTCAAAGATATCACACGGATCGCTTCCAGCAACCCGAAATTATGGCAGGATATATTTTTTCAGAATCGTCATTTGCTCATATCCATGCTTGATGATTGGATCGGCGAAATGGAGCGTGTCCGTTCTTACTTATGTGATGAAGCGAAAGAGCAAACCTTTCAATATCTATTTGACGCAAAGCAGTACAGGGATGGCTTGCCTGTAAAAGAAAAAGGAGCGATTCCTGCTTTTTACGACATATATGTTGATATCCATGACCAGCCAGGTGCCATTCATGATGTGATCGGTATCTTGGCGAAAGAGGAAATAAGTATTAAAAATATTCAAATCCTTGAAATCAGAGAAGGGATCACAGGGGTTTTACGAATCAGCTTCGCAACGCATAGAGAACAAACGGCTAGCAAACAAGTACTTGCTCACCATAATTATGAAGTTATGATCCAACAATGA
- the aroA gene encoding 3-phosphoshikimate 1-carboxyvinyltransferase, which yields MSTIELKSTDKKLRGELRVPGDKSISHRAAIFSSLAEGTSHIQYFLTGEDCLRTVEAFRMMGVKIEQDGGALIVHGEGITRLNEPSSPINFGNSGTTARLMSGVLAGLPLFTTAFGDTSLSRRPMDRVVAPLQEMGADITGREGGSLLPLAFNGKKLSGYRHELKVKSAQVKSALLLAGMLAKGKTEVIEIGETRNHTEMLLPEFGVDLDIDGRAITIEGGQQPKASDIRVPGDISSAAFFIVAASITPNSQLTIRDVGLNKTRIGILYALEKMGAAIKTDVHTHVGREPVGDIHIQSSNLNGITLDGEIIPNVIDEIPIIALAATQAEGTTIIKDAEELRHKETDRIEAVVDTLNRLGANVEALKDGIIIHGKSHLEGGVINSYGDHRIGMMGAIASLVTSNHVTIHDKDCINISYPTFFEHLNDVLC from the coding sequence ATGTCTACGATTGAACTGAAATCTACAGATAAGAAGTTGAGAGGTGAGCTGCGTGTCCCAGGTGATAAATCGATTTCCCACAGAGCAGCCATTTTTTCTTCTTTAGCTGAGGGTACCTCTCACATCCAATACTTTTTAACTGGTGAGGATTGCCTCCGTACAGTAGAAGCCTTTCGAATGATGGGCGTCAAGATTGAACAGGACGGGGGAGCACTCATAGTGCATGGCGAAGGAATCACCAGGTTGAACGAGCCTTCAAGTCCAATAAACTTTGGCAATTCAGGGACCACTGCCCGTTTGATGAGCGGTGTGTTAGCTGGATTACCATTATTTACGACTGCATTTGGTGATACTTCTTTATCAAGAAGACCGATGGACCGGGTTGTGGCCCCCCTGCAAGAAATGGGCGCGGATATTACCGGGAGAGAGGGAGGATCGCTGCTTCCCCTGGCATTTAATGGAAAGAAACTTTCAGGCTATAGGCATGAATTGAAAGTGAAAAGTGCTCAAGTAAAATCTGCCTTGTTATTAGCTGGTATGCTTGCAAAAGGAAAAACTGAAGTCATTGAAATAGGAGAAACCCGTAATCATACGGAGATGTTATTGCCTGAGTTCGGAGTAGACCTCGATATTGATGGCCGAGCGATTACCATCGAGGGTGGCCAACAACCGAAAGCTTCGGACATACGTGTACCTGGAGATATTTCTTCAGCAGCCTTTTTTATTGTTGCAGCGTCGATCACACCAAATAGTCAACTTACGATACGTGATGTCGGTCTGAATAAAACGAGAATTGGAATTCTATATGCACTAGAGAAAATGGGAGCGGCGATCAAAACGGACGTCCATACTCATGTAGGGCGTGAGCCTGTAGGTGATATCCATATTCAAAGCAGTAATTTGAATGGAATTACTTTGGACGGGGAGATTATCCCTAACGTCATTGACGAAATCCCGATTATCGCATTAGCTGCCACACAAGCTGAAGGAACTACCATCATCAAAGACGCGGAAGAGTTGAGACATAAGGAAACAGATCGCATAGAGGCAGTTGTTGATACATTGAATAGGCTCGGGGCAAACGTTGAAGCTCTCAAAGATGGAATAATCATCCACGGCAAATCTCATTTGGAAGGTGGAGTGATTAATTCCTATGGCGACCACCGAATCGGAATGATGGGAGCAATCGCCTCATTAGTCACATCCAATCATGTAACAATCCATGATAAAGATTGTATAAATATCTCATACCCTACTTTTTTTGAAC